One window of Rasiella rasia genomic DNA carries:
- a CDS encoding OmpA family protein, with translation MQPFNKITFVFLLFILCTSCDSNKKKNDFEHTTERQEDINKAQKNIDDFFGNSNDPKLNEHKEALKKMLEPDAGIDQEKISKMIEENKSSGQNPGMKALLEKFQSGEINDKNATESISALLDNITSNGQNNGGLGDFFKEALADEIANDINASFEESMNGTDMASLFLPQPWDKTVANFNKLLNGESLDKEFTTNVPSKKRAGVVYPKEKYGVVLQISREYRPIHSIDFFEKEALFYENLDLVAIEKNINITPQLAKEIISAKEKTLYKVKRLTKSAKKAKQKFNDLNPTLLFDEDSDHTYIAKERKAIYLPLGKLSFADEVISSNHPGLKKDPNYALGEPDNFATLKNNKNVLIGAYSLGLKGQLTVKFTDNALVNVNGPDLYIFEVGATEPTRLEISKDGEQWIDVGEINGGTAQVDIADFVEDGELYYYVRLTDLDKRSGVPGADIDAIASIGSAIRLQLDSKVLFDTGKSELKAGGKEAVQELVSSIQQLSKGTIIIEGHTDDVGDNNTNKKLSLARANTVANVLKSSLPNQKFKFKTVGRGESKPLLPNTSNENRTKNRRVEILVLPK, from the coding sequence ATGCAACCATTCAATAAAATTACGTTTGTCTTTTTACTTTTTATATTGTGCACTAGCTGTGATTCTAATAAAAAAAAGAATGATTTTGAGCATACAACAGAAAGACAGGAAGACATCAATAAGGCTCAAAAAAACATTGATGATTTCTTCGGAAATAGTAATGACCCAAAACTAAACGAGCACAAAGAAGCTTTAAAAAAAATGCTGGAGCCAGATGCCGGAATAGACCAGGAAAAAATCAGTAAAATGATAGAAGAAAACAAATCTTCTGGTCAAAACCCTGGAATGAAAGCACTGTTAGAAAAATTTCAAAGTGGCGAAATTAATGATAAAAATGCTACAGAATCTATAAGTGCTTTACTAGATAATATAACTTCAAATGGTCAAAATAATGGTGGTTTGGGCGACTTTTTTAAAGAAGCACTAGCAGATGAAATAGCAAACGATATTAATGCGTCATTTGAAGAAAGCATGAATGGCACAGATATGGCAAGCCTGTTTTTACCTCAGCCCTGGGACAAAACCGTTGCAAATTTTAATAAGCTATTAAATGGAGAATCATTAGATAAAGAGTTTACAACTAATGTTCCTTCAAAAAAAAGAGCTGGTGTAGTTTATCCTAAAGAAAAATATGGTGTCGTTTTACAAATTTCAAGAGAATACAGACCCATACACTCAATTGATTTTTTTGAAAAAGAGGCATTGTTTTATGAAAATTTAGACCTAGTAGCAATAGAAAAAAATATAAATATAACACCGCAACTAGCAAAAGAAATTATTAGCGCTAAAGAAAAGACCCTTTATAAAGTAAAGAGGTTGACTAAAAGTGCTAAAAAAGCAAAACAAAAATTTAACGATTTAAACCCTACTCTTTTATTTGATGAAGATAGCGATCACACGTACATAGCTAAAGAAAGAAAAGCAATCTACCTTCCATTAGGAAAACTTTCCTTTGCAGATGAGGTGATATCTAGTAATCACCCAGGTTTAAAAAAAGATCCCAATTATGCATTAGGAGAGCCAGATAATTTTGCTACACTTAAAAATAACAAAAATGTATTGATAGGAGCTTATAGCTTGGGCTTAAAAGGGCAACTCACAGTAAAATTTACAGATAACGCATTAGTTAATGTAAACGGACCCGACTTGTATATTTTTGAAGTAGGAGCAACAGAGCCAACTCGGTTAGAAATTTCAAAAGATGGAGAACAATGGATTGATGTGGGTGAAATAAATGGAGGAACCGCCCAAGTGGACATTGCAGACTTTGTAGAGGACGGAGAATTGTATTACTACGTTCGTCTAACAGATTTAGATAAGCGAAGCGGAGTACCCGGTGCAGATATAGATGCCATAGCGAGTATTGGTTCTGCAATACGATTGCAACTTGATAGTAAAGTACTATTCGACACTGGTAAATCTGAGCTAAAAGCGGGAGGAAAAGAAGCCGTTCAAGAATTGGTCTCATCCATCCAGCAACTATCTAAAGGCACCATTATTATAGAGGGGCATACAGATGATGTAGGAGACAATAACACAAATAAAAAACTTTCTTTAGCCAGAGCAAATACTGTAGCTAACGTTTTAAAGTCTAGCTTACCTAATCAAAAATTTAAGTTTAAAACAGTGGGCAGAGGAGAAAGTAAGCCCTTACTACCCAATACTTCAAACGAAAATAGAACAAAAAACAGAAGAGTAGAAATACTGGTCTTGCCTAAATAA